One genomic window of Tenacibaculum tangerinum includes the following:
- a CDS encoding YebC/PmpR family DNA-binding transcriptional regulator: MGRAFEFRKARKMKRWAAMAKTFTRIGKEIVMAVKEGGPNPETNSRLRVVIQNAKAANMPKDNIERAIKKASDKNTENYKEVLFEGYAPHGIAVLVETATNNNNRTVANVRAAFNKCNGNLGTSGSVAFMFDHVVNFKVKEDSLGMDLEEFEMEMIDFEVEEVFTDDEDNSIMLYAPFEQFGAIQKYLEENNIEILSSEFERIPTTTTAISEEQKEEVNKLLEKLEEDDDVNNVYHSMEE, translated from the coding sequence ATGGGAAGAGCATTCGAATTTAGGAAAGCAAGAAAAATGAAACGTTGGGCAGCCATGGCTAAAACCTTTACTCGTATTGGTAAAGAAATTGTAATGGCAGTAAAAGAAGGAGGTCCAAATCCTGAAACCAACTCTCGTTTACGTGTTGTAATTCAAAATGCGAAGGCAGCCAATATGCCAAAAGACAATATTGAGCGTGCTATTAAAAAAGCTTCTGACAAAAATACTGAAAACTATAAGGAAGTATTGTTTGAAGGATATGCACCTCACGGAATTGCAGTGTTGGTAGAAACTGCTACTAACAATAACAACCGTACTGTTGCCAATGTTCGTGCCGCTTTTAATAAGTGTAATGGGAATTTAGGAACTTCGGGTTCTGTAGCGTTTATGTTTGACCATGTGGTAAACTTTAAAGTAAAGGAAGATTCTTTAGGAATGGACTTGGAAGAGTTTGAAATGGAAATGATTGACTTTGAGGTGGAAGAAGTTTTTACTGATGATGAAGATAACTCAATCATGTTATACGCTCCTTTTGAGCAATTTGGTGCCATTCAAAAGTATTTAGAAGAAAACAATATTGAAATTCTTTCTTCTGAATTTGAACGAATTCCAACCACAACGACAGCAATTTCAGAGGAACAAAAAGAAGAGGTAAACAAGCTTTTAGAAAAACTAGAGGAAGATGACGATGTGAATAACGTGTACCACAGTATGGAGGAATAA
- a CDS encoding TolC family protein translates to MSTKFLSIGFLLVSMSFYAQEILTKEKAVAITLENNYNIKITKNNLETAKNNQSVYNSGYLPTVTANAGANYSNRDTDLEFQDGSVNSVVGAQSKSYNASVGLNYTIFNGFNRKNTFKKLKETYNLTELQARQVMENTLTTLFFAYYEVARLTENEVTQQQTLSISKKRLERAKYSFEYGQNTKLDILNAEVDVNNDSITYIDINRQLANAKRDLNVVLGRAVNTTVKVDTVVTYAVNLNLPEILNKAKENNANLLQAQKNIALRALDVEINKAGWMPNVGLTSSYAWNQSANDPTNRFSPINNTQTGFNAGVNLSWNIFDGGTTKTRVANAKIVLETQEIQKQQLEEQLKRDVHNAWATYQNALFSLQVQRKNVATNKRNFNRSTERYKLGQINSIDFRQAQNNLVNAELSLSRAKYTAKNAELSLLQLAGVILDTENF, encoded by the coding sequence ATGAGTACAAAGTTTTTAAGTATAGGATTTCTTTTGGTAAGTATGTCATTTTACGCACAAGAAATATTAACCAAAGAAAAAGCTGTAGCCATTACGCTAGAGAATAATTACAATATCAAAATCACCAAAAACAATCTAGAAACGGCAAAAAATAACCAAAGTGTGTACAATAGTGGTTATTTACCAACGGTAACAGCCAATGCAGGAGCTAATTATTCTAATAGAGATACAGATTTAGAGTTTCAAGACGGTAGTGTAAATTCTGTAGTAGGAGCACAGTCTAAGTCATATAATGCTTCTGTAGGTCTCAATTATACTATTTTTAACGGTTTTAATAGAAAAAATACATTTAAAAAATTAAAAGAAACGTATAACCTTACCGAGTTACAAGCACGTCAGGTAATGGAAAATACTTTAACAACACTATTTTTTGCCTATTATGAAGTAGCAAGATTAACAGAAAACGAGGTAACACAACAGCAAACACTTAGCATTTCAAAAAAACGCTTAGAAAGGGCCAAATATAGTTTTGAGTATGGACAAAACACCAAACTCGATATTTTAAACGCAGAAGTTGATGTTAATAACGATAGTATCACTTATATAGATATTAATCGGCAGCTAGCAAATGCCAAACGAGATTTGAACGTGGTATTAGGAAGAGCAGTAAATACCACGGTAAAAGTAGATACAGTGGTTACCTATGCTGTAAATTTAAACCTTCCTGAAATTTTAAATAAAGCAAAAGAAAACAATGCCAATTTATTACAAGCGCAAAAAAATATAGCACTCAGAGCATTAGACGTAGAAATTAACAAGGCCGGCTGGATGCCGAACGTAGGTTTAACGAGTTCGTATGCGTGGAATCAAAGTGCCAACGACCCTACGAACCGATTCAGTCCTATAAACAATACGCAAACAGGTTTCAATGCAGGAGTAAACCTATCGTGGAATATTTTTGACGGAGGTACGACCAAAACCCGAGTAGCGAATGCTAAAATAGTGTTAGAAACACAAGAAATACAAAAGCAGCAGTTAGAAGAACAGTTAAAAAGAGATGTTCATAATGCTTGGGCTACCTACCAAAATGCCCTGTTTTCACTACAAGTGCAAAGGAAAAATGTAGCGACCAACAAACGCAATTTTAACAGAAGTACCGAGCGTTATAAATTAGGGCAAATTAACTCGATAGACTTTCGACAAGCTCAAAATAATTTAGTGAATGCTGAATTAAGTTTAAGCAGAGCTAAATACACTGCAAAAAATGCTGAATTGAGTTTGTTACAACTAGCTGGCGTTATATTAGACACTGAAAATTTTTAG